A single window of Oceanococcus atlanticus DNA harbors:
- a CDS encoding TonB-dependent receptor plug domain-containing protein, producing MRSSRAMSTAWAGGLLLFASPLALAQSIDVDDNSADLELITLPESAAPAVDDGVRLDAITVTGSRIKKTTGEAANPVLSLSAEELAATGVTSIGDVLQRLSVSGSSLNTKFNSAGNFGFPADGGGVGSGSTTVSLRNLGAKRVLVLVDGLRWVNESSASGVSAAVDLNTIPFSSVERVEILTDGASALYGSDAIAGVVNIITKSSGNGLNLNAYVGDHSTGDGMTTTLNASYGGQGRNYRYIADVSYYDQNGISSADYSQARVPKPGTGLAFGSSATPFTRSVFFNDDEADGLCPNVDSDGDGIADRALCDITANGVAAAPDFVQDFPDGFHPFTTDDRYNYAPENLLLTPSERLGLFAQGQFDISNNITAYARVLSQNRDSENRAAPEPIFLGPEAGTGGMADNVGIAADNPFNPYGIALDPSDNLLLIGRRPVEGGPRIFSQDVDTFYLAAGLNGDFYGFARPLFWDVNLVSASNKATQTVHGTYNIANIARAVGPLDDCSGDCVPLNLFGGPGTITPEMLGYIQFVEVAHSRQELALASANVTGGLLDLSAGTLSYAAGLEYRDVKGSYTPDEVVVRGESNGVPSLPTSGSYSVSEAYVELEIPVVGDLPGVRQLDVSLASRFSDYSSFGTTVNSKVGVRWDVFDGLLARATWAEGFRAPSIGELYGSPARFDAQLEDPCSQPSDPEIQANCEELGVPPTYSQANPQISVRTGGNAALEPETAESLTAGLVYSPNWAVNQPWAKRMDFEITWYDIEVDDAIQAVDAQTQLDRCVQTLDPAFCNGISRASSGGINGFDNTLLNLGQVETQGLDLAIDWLAPGSAYGQFGINWSATRVERFRAVSKATGLAEPRGVGVEVADSGIPRWRSSLRLNWDYAEISASWAVRYVSKLTEQCGDAAAFPSCGNPDAGTNTLSETFYHDVRASWRVPGDTDLTLTAGINNLLDEDPPVCVSCSLNGYDASVYDLPGQFAYLQIGLRY from the coding sequence ATGCGCAGTTCTCGCGCCATGTCCACGGCCTGGGCCGGTGGACTTTTGCTGTTTGCCAGCCCGTTGGCGCTGGCCCAATCCATTGACGTCGACGACAACAGCGCCGACCTCGAACTGATTACCTTGCCGGAAAGCGCCGCACCTGCGGTGGACGATGGCGTGCGCCTGGATGCCATTACGGTGACCGGCTCGCGCATCAAGAAGACCACCGGCGAAGCCGCCAATCCGGTGCTGTCGCTGAGCGCAGAGGAGCTGGCCGCGACCGGTGTCACCTCGATCGGTGATGTGCTGCAGCGCCTGTCGGTGAGCGGTTCATCGCTCAACACCAAGTTCAACTCCGCCGGCAACTTCGGCTTTCCGGCCGACGGTGGCGGCGTGGGATCCGGCTCCACCACGGTGTCGCTGCGCAACCTCGGTGCAAAGCGCGTGCTGGTCCTGGTTGACGGCCTGCGCTGGGTCAACGAGTCATCAGCTTCCGGGGTGTCGGCCGCGGTGGATCTCAACACCATTCCCTTCAGCAGCGTTGAACGGGTCGAGATCCTGACCGACGGGGCCTCGGCCCTGTATGGCTCCGACGCCATCGCCGGGGTGGTCAACATCATCACCAAAAGCAGCGGTAACGGCCTCAACCTCAATGCCTATGTCGGCGACCACAGCACCGGCGATGGCATGACCACCACCCTCAACGCCAGCTATGGCGGCCAGGGGCGCAACTACCGCTACATCGCGGATGTCAGTTACTACGACCAGAACGGCATTTCCTCGGCCGACTACAGCCAGGCCCGGGTGCCCAAACCCGGCACCGGGCTGGCCTTCGGCAGTTCGGCCACCCCGTTCACCCGCAGCGTGTTCTTCAACGACGACGAAGCCGATGGCCTGTGCCCGAATGTGGACAGCGATGGCGACGGCATCGCCGACCGCGCCCTGTGCGACATCACCGCCAACGGCGTGGCCGCCGCACCGGACTTCGTGCAGGACTTCCCCGACGGCTTCCATCCGTTCACCACTGACGACCGCTATAACTACGCGCCGGAAAACCTGCTGCTGACACCGTCCGAGCGCCTGGGTCTGTTTGCCCAGGGCCAGTTTGATATCAGCAACAACATCACCGCCTACGCGCGGGTGCTGAGCCAGAACCGTGATTCGGAAAACCGTGCTGCGCCGGAGCCGATCTTCCTGGGCCCGGAAGCCGGCACCGGCGGCATGGCCGACAACGTGGGCATCGCCGCCGACAACCCGTTCAACCCCTACGGCATCGCGCTGGACCCCAGCGATAATCTGCTGCTGATCGGCCGCCGCCCGGTTGAAGGTGGACCGCGTATCTTCAGCCAGGATGTCGACACCTTCTACCTGGCCGCCGGGCTGAACGGTGATTTCTACGGCTTCGCCCGCCCGCTGTTCTGGGACGTCAACCTGGTCAGTGCCAGCAACAAAGCCACCCAGACGGTGCACGGCACCTACAACATCGCCAACATCGCACGGGCGGTCGGCCCGCTGGACGACTGCAGCGGCGATTGCGTGCCGCTCAACCTGTTTGGCGGCCCCGGCACCATCACGCCTGAAATGCTCGGCTACATCCAGTTCGTGGAAGTTGCTCACAGCCGTCAGGAACTTGCGCTGGCCAGCGCCAACGTCACCGGTGGCCTGCTCGATCTGAGCGCCGGCACGCTGAGCTATGCCGCCGGCCTGGAATACCGCGACGTGAAGGGCAGCTACACGCCGGATGAAGTGGTCGTGCGCGGCGAATCCAACGGGGTGCCGTCGCTGCCAACCAGCGGCAGCTACAGCGTCAGCGAGGCCTATGTGGAACTGGAAATCCCAGTGGTCGGCGACCTGCCTGGCGTGCGCCAGCTGGATGTCAGCCTGGCCAGCCGCTTCTCTGACTATTCAAGCTTCGGCACCACGGTCAACAGCAAGGTCGGCGTACGCTGGGACGTGTTTGACGGCCTGCTGGCCCGGGCAACCTGGGCGGAAGGCTTCCGCGCACCCTCGATCGGCGAGCTGTACGGTTCGCCGGCCCGCTTTGACGCCCAACTCGAAGACCCCTGCTCGCAGCCCAGCGACCCCGAAATCCAGGCCAACTGCGAAGAGCTCGGCGTGCCGCCGACCTACAGCCAAGCCAACCCACAGATTTCGGTGCGCACCGGCGGCAACGCCGCGCTCGAGCCGGAAACCGCCGAGAGCCTCACCGCTGGACTGGTCTACAGCCCCAACTGGGCGGTCAATCAGCCGTGGGCCAAGCGCATGGACTTCGAGATCACCTGGTACGACATCGAAGTCGATGACGCGATTCAGGCGGTGGACGCCCAAACCCAGCTCGACCGCTGCGTGCAAACCCTGGATCCGGCGTTCTGCAACGGGATTTCACGGGCCAGCAGCGGCGGCATCAATGGCTTCGACAACACCCTGCTCAACCTGGGTCAGGTCGAAACCCAGGGCCTGGATCTGGCCATCGACTGGCTGGCCCCGGGCAGCGCCTACGGCCAGTTCGGCATCAACTGGTCGGCAACCCGGGTCGAGCGCTTCCGCGCAGTGTCCAAGGCTACCGGCCTGGCCGAACCACGTGGGGTTGGGGTCGAGGTTGCCGACAGCGGCATTCCACGCTGGCGCTCAAGCCTGCGTCTGAACTGGGATTACGCCGAAATCTCGGCCAGCTGGGCGGTGCGTTATGTCTCCAAGCTGACCGAGCAGTGCGGCGACGCCGCAGCTTTCCCGAGTTGCGGCAACCCGGATGCGGGAACCAATACCCTGAGCGAAACGTTCTATCACGACGTCCGCGCCAGCTGGCGCGTGCCCGGTGATACCGACCTGACCCTGACAGCCGGCATCAACAACCTGCTCGATGAAGACCCGCCGGTGTGCGTGAGCTGTTCGCTCAACGGCTACGACGCCTCGGTCTACGACCTGCCCGGTCAGTTCGCTTATTTGCAGATAGGTCTGCGCTACTAA
- a CDS encoding M36 family metallopeptidase, with protein MTRKTSRAILIAATTLLGALPATAAERYHGFQGEGPGYIPFLDSREQRLQPLADQLAAVEALSAVVRWNRHGTPKTLFKRGAFLSGPSAAAPDQVARSFLLQHADLFGLTTAMINAMEVLRVSPLHESPDYARMLRGEAVDSDNVPHVVLLRQMWDGVPAGGRDGLVSVGVARDGRVAFVGSTLSRETQLGGSVVLSMVDALLAGASDVDMNLGVLELLPSKASTLIDSFNTFTSSLLEDVQRVRLRALPIPGQGVRRVFEVTLLDSSHERGHPQAFIIHLDAETGRIWLRDNAVQHLHDPAEPEAYPAKASYGQISGATSEGGCGELHSLSVDEGNALMQITVTAVDLADITMNLYYDGQIVASQDLLTSPEVLLYQPAGGIVAGDYQLEVCPYEAADAPASSYVGFYSATPGAPVALPGSSSPAWKVFPNSPVPARFGPPDAVVGDDTRETWCWDVATGDLDDSDVARDPASCDRLELSNVSSRLPWDAHAPLGVPTFTTQGNNALTAVSNVNFVAPDTVVLRPIALDRTYDFEFTNAWYDSACSPLAFLDPTLNFNDFEAATVNLFAMHNRMHDWSYLLGWTEVNSNLQLDNFGLTGVLRQNDPEIGSSQAGRVTINGRDNANQLTLQDGIPGITNQYLWQALPASIYPAGCVDGAYDMVIIAHEYTHATSNRMTGGPDASLGGGHASAMGEAWSDLAGIEYVQGYGMAPVGEESPYAAAIYSTGDPQAGIRNYGIDQSPLKFSDFDYDGNGAGSPHANSEIWGAAMYQVRQRLIDKYAAQYPFEDLERQIDCADGKYNSTSCPGNRRWIQLMYDGLLLQPASPTMLDARDAIIAADLLRYDGANQFELWDAFAYSGMGEQAVAASVDDFDTVPDFASPLRNDNAQITFKVVGSDGSTPLASIYTGHYEARVTPTADTNPDSELGDSMSYVPGDYTFLVQAPGYGHHRFQRSFQAGQSGTVTFTIRPNLAALARGAVATGDGDSDEDLLALIDETEATNWSSSDGTGTASEGKGEGAFVEGRQVTVQLSERSVLRDVNVSALLNAQNRYTALRSFDLLTCDASVADCSSEAGFTPWYASADDAFNGRFLRPKSPHLLLRAFDVPEATATHVRLVVRDSQCTGGPDFQREANPSGDPTNDPDCDTGFNLQLTALGLTELALPTDNAQIVRIAELQVFGEKLAADSGELRNPDQAGVSAPVDAEEPLPDSTPPASAPLDQRGGSMGVLMLLLGLPLILRRRRR; from the coding sequence ATGACGCGTAAAACTTCGCGCGCGATACTGATCGCCGCAACCACATTGCTTGGTGCACTGCCGGCCACGGCTGCCGAGCGCTATCACGGTTTCCAGGGCGAAGGCCCGGGCTACATTCCTTTCCTGGACAGTCGCGAACAACGCCTGCAGCCGCTGGCCGACCAGCTTGCCGCGGTCGAAGCGCTGTCTGCTGTGGTCCGCTGGAATCGCCACGGCACGCCCAAAACCCTGTTCAAACGCGGCGCATTTCTGAGCGGCCCCAGCGCCGCCGCGCCGGATCAGGTGGCGCGCAGTTTTCTGCTGCAACATGCCGACCTGTTCGGCCTGACCACCGCCATGATCAACGCCATGGAAGTGCTGCGCGTCTCGCCGCTGCATGAATCGCCGGACTACGCCCGCATGCTGCGCGGCGAAGCGGTCGACAGCGACAACGTGCCGCACGTGGTGCTGCTGCGTCAGATGTGGGATGGCGTTCCGGCCGGCGGGCGTGATGGCCTGGTCAGCGTCGGTGTAGCGCGCGACGGCCGCGTTGCGTTTGTCGGCTCCACCCTGAGCCGCGAAACCCAGCTCGGCGGCAGCGTGGTACTGAGCATGGTCGACGCCCTGCTGGCCGGGGCCAGCGACGTCGACATGAATCTGGGTGTCCTGGAGCTGTTGCCGAGCAAAGCAAGCACTCTGATCGACAGCTTCAACACCTTCACCAGCTCCTTGCTTGAAGACGTCCAGCGTGTGCGCCTGCGCGCTCTGCCGATCCCCGGCCAGGGCGTGCGCCGGGTGTTTGAAGTGACCCTGCTCGACTCCAGCCATGAACGCGGTCACCCGCAGGCGTTCATTATCCATCTGGATGCCGAAACGGGGCGCATCTGGCTGCGTGACAATGCCGTTCAGCATCTGCATGACCCGGCTGAACCTGAAGCCTACCCGGCCAAGGCCAGCTACGGACAGATCAGCGGCGCCACCAGCGAAGGTGGCTGCGGAGAACTGCACAGCCTGAGTGTGGATGAAGGCAACGCGCTGATGCAGATCACCGTGACCGCAGTGGATCTGGCCGACATCACCATGAACCTGTACTACGACGGCCAGATCGTGGCCAGCCAGGATTTGCTGACGTCGCCCGAAGTGCTGCTGTACCAGCCGGCTGGTGGCATCGTGGCCGGCGACTATCAGCTTGAGGTATGCCCCTACGAGGCCGCTGATGCCCCCGCCAGCAGCTATGTGGGCTTCTACTCCGCCACCCCGGGTGCGCCGGTGGCCTTGCCGGGCTCCAGCTCACCCGCCTGGAAAGTGTTCCCCAACAGTCCGGTGCCGGCCCGCTTTGGCCCGCCGGATGCGGTGGTCGGCGATGACACTCGTGAAACCTGGTGCTGGGATGTGGCGACCGGCGATCTGGATGACAGCGACGTGGCGCGCGACCCAGCCAGCTGTGATCGTCTGGAGCTGAGCAATGTCTCCTCACGCCTGCCCTGGGACGCCCACGCCCCGCTGGGCGTGCCGACCTTCACCACCCAAGGCAACAACGCGCTCACTGCGGTATCCAACGTCAACTTCGTCGCCCCGGATACCGTGGTTCTGCGTCCTATCGCGCTGGATCGAACCTACGACTTTGAGTTCACCAATGCCTGGTACGACTCGGCCTGCAGTCCGCTGGCCTTTCTTGACCCGACCTTGAACTTCAACGATTTCGAAGCCGCCACGGTCAATCTGTTCGCCATGCACAACCGCATGCACGATTGGAGCTACCTGCTGGGCTGGACCGAGGTCAATTCCAATCTGCAGCTGGACAACTTCGGTCTTACCGGCGTGCTGCGCCAAAATGACCCGGAAATCGGCTCCTCTCAGGCCGGGCGCGTGACCATCAATGGGCGTGACAACGCCAATCAGTTGACCTTGCAGGATGGCATCCCCGGCATCACCAACCAGTATCTGTGGCAGGCCCTGCCGGCCAGCATCTATCCAGCCGGTTGCGTGGATGGTGCTTATGACATGGTCATCATCGCTCACGAATACACGCACGCCACCAGCAACCGTATGACCGGCGGCCCCGATGCCTCACTCGGCGGTGGCCATGCCAGCGCCATGGGCGAGGCCTGGAGTGACCTGGCCGGGATCGAATATGTGCAGGGCTACGGCATGGCCCCGGTAGGCGAGGAAAGCCCCTACGCCGCGGCCATCTATTCGACCGGCGACCCGCAGGCCGGCATCCGCAACTACGGTATCGACCAGAGCCCGCTCAAGTTCTCGGATTTCGACTATGACGGCAACGGCGCCGGCTCGCCCCACGCCAACAGCGAAATCTGGGGCGCGGCCATGTATCAGGTGCGCCAGCGCCTGATCGACAAATATGCCGCGCAATATCCGTTCGAGGACCTTGAGCGTCAGATCGACTGCGCCGATGGCAAGTACAACTCGACCTCCTGCCCGGGCAACCGGCGCTGGATCCAGCTGATGTACGACGGCCTCCTGCTGCAGCCGGCCTCGCCGACCATGCTGGATGCGCGCGACGCCATCATCGCCGCTGATCTGCTGCGTTATGACGGTGCCAACCAGTTCGAGCTGTGGGATGCCTTCGCCTACAGCGGTATGGGTGAACAGGCCGTCGCCGCCAGCGTGGATGACTTCGACACGGTGCCGGACTTTGCATCACCGCTGCGCAACGACAATGCCCAGATCACCTTCAAGGTGGTTGGCAGTGATGGCAGCACGCCGCTTGCTTCGATCTACACCGGTCACTACGAAGCCCGCGTCACACCGACGGCAGACACCAACCCGGACAGCGAACTGGGCGACAGCATGAGCTACGTGCCGGGCGACTACACCTTCCTGGTGCAAGCGCCGGGTTATGGCCATCATCGCTTCCAGCGCAGCTTCCAGGCGGGTCAGAGCGGCACCGTGACCTTCACCATCCGGCCCAACCTGGCCGCGCTGGCGCGCGGTGCGGTAGCCACCGGTGATGGCGATTCGGACGAGGACCTGCTGGCCCTGATCGATGAGACCGAAGCCACCAACTGGAGCTCTTCCGACGGCACCGGCACCGCATCCGAAGGCAAGGGCGAAGGGGCCTTTGTTGAGGGACGCCAGGTCACCGTGCAGCTGAGCGAGCGCAGCGTGCTCCGCGACGTCAATGTCTCGGCCCTGCTTAACGCCCAGAACCGCTACACCGCGCTGCGCTCTTTCGACCTGCTGACCTGCGACGCCAGTGTGGCGGACTGCTCCAGCGAAGCCGGCTTCACGCCGTGGTATGCCAGTGCGGACGACGCCTTCAACGGTCGCTTCCTGCGGCCCAAGTCGCCGCATCTGCTGCTGCGCGCCTTTGATGTACCGGAAGCCACGGCAACCCACGTGCGCCTGGTCGTACGTGACAGCCAGTGCACCGGTGGGCCGGACTTCCAGCGTGAAGCCAACCCGTCTGGCGACCCGACCAATGATCCCGACTGCGACACCGGCTTCAATCTGCAGCTGACCGCCTTGGGTCTGACCGAACTGGCCCTGCCCACCGACAACGCACAGATCGTGCGGATCGCGGAACTGCAGGTGTTCGGCGAGAAGCTGGCCGCCGACTCCGGCGAACTGCGCAACCCCGATCAGGCGGGTGTCAGTGCGCCGGTGGATGCTGAGGAACCGCTGCCGGATTCCACACCGCCGGCATCAGCACCGCTGGATCAGCGCGGTGGCAGCATGGGCGTGCTGATGTTGCTGCTGGGTCTGCCGCTGATTTTGCGGCGGCGTCGCCGCTAG
- the hemB gene encoding porphobilinogen synthase, with translation MGFPATRMRRWRATAAGRRLVREHQLSVADLIWPVFIREQPGREAVSAMPGVERLGPDALLDAAATAVQLGIPALVLFPVIDNALKTPDGSEALNPDGLVPRSVRALKAAYPELLIITDVALDPYTSHGQDGLIDDTGYVLNDATVGALSRQALVHARAGADVVSPSDMMDGRIGRLREVLERDSRHNTAIISYAAKYASDLYGPFRDAVGSAANLGGGGKHTYQMDIGNGDEALREVELDIAEGADGVMIKPGLPYLDIIWRVKTQFGLPTFAYHVSGEYSMLKCAAQAGLLDERKAVLECLTAFKRAGADGILTYYAPQVAQWLSNP, from the coding sequence ATGGGATTTCCCGCCACCCGCATGCGCCGCTGGCGCGCTACGGCCGCCGGCCGTCGACTGGTTCGTGAACATCAACTCAGTGTGGCCGACCTGATCTGGCCCGTCTTCATTCGCGAGCAGCCGGGCCGTGAAGCGGTCAGCGCCATGCCCGGGGTTGAACGTCTGGGGCCGGATGCACTGCTCGATGCCGCAGCCACGGCCGTGCAGCTGGGCATTCCCGCGCTGGTGCTGTTTCCGGTCATCGACAACGCGCTGAAAACGCCGGATGGCAGTGAAGCACTCAATCCGGATGGCCTGGTGCCGCGCAGCGTGCGCGCCCTCAAAGCCGCTTACCCTGAACTGCTGATCATCACCGATGTGGCGCTGGACCCCTACACCAGCCATGGCCAGGATGGCCTGATCGACGACACCGGCTACGTGCTGAACGATGCCACGGTCGGAGCCTTGTCACGTCAGGCCCTGGTGCATGCCCGCGCCGGCGCTGATGTGGTTTCGCCCTCAGACATGATGGACGGACGCATCGGGCGTTTGCGCGAGGTGCTGGAACGTGACAGCCGGCACAACACCGCCATCATCTCCTACGCGGCCAAATATGCCTCCGACCTGTACGGCCCATTTCGCGACGCGGTCGGATCCGCGGCCAATCTGGGCGGCGGCGGCAAGCACACCTATCAGATGGATATCGGCAACGGTGACGAAGCACTGCGCGAGGTCGAACTCGACATCGCCGAAGGCGCTGATGGCGTCATGATCAAACCCGGCCTGCCTTATCTCGACATCATCTGGCGGGTCAAAACGCAGTTTGGCTTACCCACCTTTGCCTATCACGTCAGCGGCGAGTACAGCATGCTCAAATGCGCAGCCCAGGCGGGCTTGCTGGACGAACGCAAAGCCGTGCTGGAATGCCTGACAGCTTTCAAACGCGCCGGCGCCGATGGCATTCTCACCTATTACGCACCACAGGTAGCCCAATGGCTGAGCAACCCGTAA
- a CDS encoding glutathione S-transferase family protein, giving the protein MAEQPVSESAPAAPKLRLFQFAPALGLPNGSPFCVKLETWLRIAGLNYETVITPDPRKMPLGKLPALEIDGKIIADSGCAIHALQKHFDLKLDTQLSTVERGRALALIRMLEEHSYWALMYFRWIDEDNWPNTRKAFFGNLGGLSQSLVAGLVRRKMRRDALGQGLARHSRDQVLHRFNEDMNALAANLGERPYFGGYQPATVDASAYGILSNVLQASQRTVLADIAEQHASLVAYAQRMRENYFPEFQ; this is encoded by the coding sequence ATGGCTGAGCAACCCGTAAGCGAGAGCGCGCCAGCCGCGCCGAAACTCCGACTGTTCCAGTTCGCCCCAGCCCTGGGCCTGCCCAACGGCAGCCCGTTCTGCGTCAAGCTGGAGACCTGGCTGCGCATTGCCGGGCTTAATTACGAAACCGTGATCACCCCCGACCCGCGCAAGATGCCGCTGGGCAAACTGCCGGCGTTGGAGATTGACGGCAAGATCATCGCCGACAGCGGCTGTGCCATTCACGCCCTGCAAAAGCACTTCGACCTCAAGCTCGACACCCAGCTCAGCACCGTGGAACGCGGTCGTGCGCTGGCTCTGATCCGCATGCTTGAAGAACACAGCTACTGGGCGCTGATGTATTTCCGCTGGATCGACGAAGACAACTGGCCGAACACCCGCAAAGCCTTTTTCGGCAATCTGGGCGGCCTCAGCCAATCCCTGGTGGCCGGCCTGGTGCGCCGCAAGATGCGCCGTGATGCGCTCGGCCAGGGTTTGGCCCGGCACAGCCGCGACCAGGTCCTGCACCGTTTCAACGAAGACATGAACGCACTCGCCGCCAATCTGGGTGAGCGCCCATACTTTGGCGGTTACCAGCCGGCCACGGTTGACGCCAGCGCCTACGGCATCCTCAGCAACGTGCTGCAGGCCAGCCAGCGCACGGTACTGGCTGACATTGCCGAGCAGCATGCGTCACTGGTCGCCTATGCCCAGCGCATGCGCGAAAACTACTTCCCCGAGTTCCAATGA